From Dendropsophus ebraccatus isolate aDenEbr1 chromosome 2, aDenEbr1.pat, whole genome shotgun sequence, a single genomic window includes:
- the HIGD1A gene encoding HIG1 domain family member 1A, mitochondrial, with protein MASNTGDVLPTYELSETQTSKLIKKSRESPFVPVGIAGFAAVVAYGLYKLRYRGDTKMSVHLIHMRVGAQGFVVGAMTCGVLYSMYKEYLAKPSE; from the exons ATGGCTTCTAACACCGGAGATGTCCTCCCCACCTACGAGCTCAGCGAGACTCAGACCTCAAAGCTGATTAAGAAATCCCGGGAGTCCCCGTTTGTTCCTGTGG GCATTGCCGGATTTGCTGCAGTTGTGGCTTATGGACTCTACAAGCTGAGATATCGAGGAGACACCAAGATGTCCGTCCACCTCATACACATGCGAGTCGGGGCGCAGGGATTTGTGGTCGGTGCAATGACTTGtg GTGTGCTGTACTCTATGTACAAGGAATATCTGGCCAAGCCCAGTGAGTAG